TAATGGGGCCAAGTCTCACATTGCACACCCTCGGGCGGTGATCCAATATTTTGCGGAGTTCGGGTGACCGTCAGCCAGGGGATCATGCTTGGGCGAACCTTCGGCAGCGTGTGGAACGAAAGGACGAATTCGGGCTTTTTTGCCAACCCCTGTCCCGCCCAACGCCTGCCTGAGATCCGCGCCGCGCTCGCCTGAAATCCGGGAAATGGCCTCACGTCGTTCGAAGAAACGTGGTTTTCACGCCTCAAGGACCGATGCCGATGCCCTTCCCTCGTCGTCTGCCCCTGCTCGACCCCGGGCAGCGCTCGCACACCGTTGCCGCGAAAACAGCAACAATACGATCGCCTCTTAAAGAGTCTCCGGCCACACTGCCACGCCGTGCCGGGAACGGATTCGTCCAATAATCGTTTATTCGTTAAAGCTCAAAAGAATCGTAGTGACCACCGATGGCGAAAACATAGATGTGGGTGTCGTCGAATTTGTACACCAATCGGTCTTTTTGGCTCAGACGTCTCGACCAAAAGCCGGAAAGGTTGTGACGGAGAGCTTCCGGTTTTCCCAATCCAGTGGAGGGGTCCCCCCGCAGCATTTCTTTAAGAATCGCCCGGAGGTTTTTGTGCATTCGATTATCGCGCTGCCTCAAATCCTCGTATACCTCCCATGTTTTACCCTCAAACACCAATGATCTCATCGAGTTGCTCTTGTGTCGGGGTGTATCCGGTACCCGCTGCGTGGGTAGCGCTCGATTCTGCGATCTGGCGCATGAGGCTGCTATTCTGGAGCACGTGCAAGGTTTCTTGATCGCGCTCCCAGTCTTCGGCGCTCATTACAACGAAATCGGCGCCATTGCGGCGGGTCACGCG
This portion of the Thioflavicoccus mobilis 8321 genome encodes:
- a CDS encoding type II toxin-antitoxin system Phd/YefM family antitoxin, whose amino-acid sequence is MDSTTVNKFRDSLKSFVEQVVNRHSPLRVTRRNGADFVVMSAEDWERDQETLHVLQNSSLMRQIAESSATHAAGTGYTPTQEQLDEIIGV
- a CDS encoding Txe/YoeB family addiction module toxin codes for the protein MRSLVFEGKTWEVYEDLRQRDNRMHKNLRAILKEMLRGDPSTGLGKPEALRHNLSGFWSRRLSQKDRLVYKFDDTHIYVFAIGGHYDSFEL